From one Nothobranchius furzeri strain GRZ-AD chromosome 2, NfurGRZ-RIMD1, whole genome shotgun sequence genomic stretch:
- the LOC107377224 gene encoding receptor activity-modifying protein 1 yields MAPLLRAALLLLLLTAQVIPSVSGCKSHFYKTTIRDFCLDKFHLDMGRLDPGLWCSWPDTTETYEGLTNCTYQVALRLDCFWPNQVVDDIFVQIHNRYFHACALTGRLLHDPPIAILAPFITVPVVVTLLMTALVVWRSRCTQGVL; encoded by the exons CTCAAGTCATCCCTTCAGTGTCTGGATGCAAATCACATTTCTACAAAACCACAATCAGAGATTTCTGCTTGGACAAGTTCCACTTGGACATGGGAAGACTGGACCCTGGCCTGTGGTGTAGCTGGCCAGACACAACAGA GACTTACGAGGGACTAACTAACTGCACATACCAGGTGGCCTTGAGGCTTGACTGCTTCTGGCCCAATCAGGTGGTGGATGACATCTTTGTGCAGATTCACAACAGATACTTCCACGCCTGCGCTTTGACTGGTCGCCTTCTGCACGACCCACCCATCGCCATCCTGGCACCGTTCATCACTGTGCCAGTAGTGGTCACTCTGCTCATGACTGCTCTAGTGGTTTGGAGGAGTCGATGCACACAAGGGGTTCTTTAG